A stretch of the Marinobacter sp. JH2 genome encodes the following:
- a CDS encoding PAS domain-containing protein, protein MNEIVCSTPEEKVTDRDREFLASYFRLADTIADFIGPHCEVVIHSLDSLETSVVKIVNGHNTGRQVNSPITDLGLKMLSRFKKTGEVAPRSFFHNDKNGAMIKSTTCVLAGEHGQPIGLFCINMNLSKPFPEILKTLIPDMANAHGNIHENFSESVTDTIDQSIIEAISQVDNDSAINLRGRNKAIAKILFDNGIFELKEATAQVAEHLEVTRHAIYKYIREFKS, encoded by the coding sequence ATGAACGAAATCGTATGTTCAACGCCTGAGGAAAAGGTTACCGATAGAGATCGGGAATTTCTGGCGAGCTATTTCCGGCTTGCCGACACGATCGCTGACTTCATCGGCCCTCACTGTGAAGTTGTTATTCATTCGCTAGACAGCCTCGAGACCTCTGTTGTCAAAATTGTTAATGGCCACAACACCGGCCGCCAAGTGAATTCGCCAATTACCGATCTAGGTCTAAAAATGCTCAGTCGGTTCAAGAAAACAGGGGAAGTGGCGCCCAGGAGTTTTTTTCATAACGATAAAAATGGCGCCATGATTAAGTCCACAACCTGCGTCTTGGCCGGTGAACATGGACAGCCTATTGGTTTGTTTTGCATCAATATGAATTTATCCAAGCCTTTCCCGGAAATTCTGAAAACGCTCATTCCGGACATGGCTAATGCGCACGGGAATATTCATGAGAACTTCAGTGAATCGGTGACGGACACCATCGATCAATCGATCATCGAGGCTATTTCGCAAGTAGACAACGATTCGGCGATCAATCTGCGAGGGAGAAACAAGGCTATCGCTAAAATCCTGTTTGATAATGGAATATTTGAACTAAAAGAAGCGACAGCCCAGGTAGCAGAACATCTGGAAGTCACCCGGCATGCTATCTACAAGTACATCCGTGAATTTAAATCCTGA
- a CDS encoding ABC transporter ATP-binding protein, translating to MAEIHLKSLAHSYSKSPSGPEDYAIRQLDHVWHKGGAYALLGPSGCGKSTMLNIISGLVQPSEGEVLFDGKRVNALSPRDRNIAQVFQFPVIYDSMTVYQNLAFPLKNNKVPAERIKVRVQEIAEVLEIEDKLHKKAKNLTADEKQKVSMGRGLVREDVSAILFDEPLTVIDPQLKWKLRRKLKQIHEQFDITMVYVTHDQLEASTFADKIAVMYDGQIVQFGTPTELFEQPNHTFVGYFIGSPGMNLIDVERCASGVRFGSTDVALDGWRLEQLNRLESTNVKIGIRPEFIQLSHENEVNSYESKVLDMEDLGTYKIIDVDLDSQTLKVRVDEDFHAEIGSRVHLTLPPEWTMLYVDEFLMQEQP from the coding sequence ATGGCTGAGATTCACTTGAAGTCCCTGGCTCACAGCTATAGTAAATCGCCATCAGGCCCCGAAGATTACGCGATCCGTCAGCTAGACCACGTTTGGCACAAAGGTGGGGCTTATGCGCTCCTTGGGCCGTCCGGGTGCGGTAAGAGCACCATGCTGAATATTATCTCGGGATTGGTGCAGCCATCGGAAGGCGAAGTATTGTTCGATGGCAAGCGGGTTAATGCGCTTTCGCCTCGGGACCGGAATATCGCACAGGTTTTCCAGTTTCCGGTGATTTACGATTCGATGACCGTCTACCAAAATCTGGCGTTTCCGCTGAAGAACAACAAGGTTCCCGCGGAACGTATCAAGGTGCGTGTGCAGGAGATCGCCGAAGTACTGGAGATCGAAGACAAACTGCATAAAAAAGCCAAAAATCTCACTGCTGACGAAAAACAGAAAGTGTCCATGGGGCGTGGTTTGGTAAGGGAGGATGTGTCTGCCATCTTGTTTGATGAACCACTCACCGTTATCGACCCGCAGCTTAAGTGGAAGTTGCGCCGCAAGCTCAAGCAAATCCACGAACAGTTCGATATCACCATGGTTTACGTAACCCACGATCAGCTAGAGGCGTCCACCTTTGCCGACAAGATCGCGGTTATGTACGACGGCCAGATCGTACAGTTCGGCACCCCGACCGAGTTGTTCGAGCAACCCAACCACACCTTCGTTGGTTACTTTATCGGCAGCCCGGGGATGAATCTGATCGACGTTGAACGGTGTGCTTCGGGTGTTCGTTTTGGGTCCACCGACGTAGCCTTAGATGGCTGGCGGCTTGAGCAATTAAATCGTCTCGAATCAACCAATGTAAAGATCGGGATTCGACCTGAATTCATACAGTTAAGTCATGAAAATGAAGTTAATTCTTATGAGTCCAAGGTGTTGGATATGGAAGACCTGGGCACCTACAAAATCATCGATGTGGACCTGGATTCACAGACGTTGAAGGTGCGGGTCGATGAGGATTTTCACGCGGAGATTGGCAGTCGCGTTCACCTTACTCTGCCGCCTGAATGGACCATGTTATACGTCGATGAATTCCTGATGCAGGAGCAACCATGA
- the dpaL gene encoding diaminopropionate ammonia-lyase — protein sequence MLKLSKNKFFTGQKSPLFNAETVQQVRAFHRQIDGYTPTPLVAMPKLAELLGVKTILVKDESHRFGLNAFKVLGGSYALGKLLAEYLNVDIHEIDLKTVAAKLDKPMVFATATAGNHGTGVAWAAREMGQKAVVYMPKGSSEVSAERIRGLGAECVITDVNYDDTVRLASQQAESNAWMLVQDTAWEGYEKIPTWIAQGYMTMADEAVEQALASNQVPSHVILQAGVGSMAGGVLGYLADKLDPNYFTTIIAEPTAADCVFRSGTSLNGEMVNVTGELDTVMAGLACGEPSSVTWPILKDCSKFFSSVDDSVTATGMRVLGNPLPGDPRVTSGESGAISLGLLYELCKDGSSEELRKELDLDEESVVLVFSTEGDTNPVRYRQIVWDASI from the coding sequence ATGCTGAAACTATCCAAAAACAAATTTTTTACAGGTCAAAAGTCACCGCTGTTCAATGCAGAAACCGTTCAGCAAGTACGGGCTTTTCACCGTCAAATTGACGGTTACACCCCCACTCCGCTCGTCGCCATGCCAAAACTGGCTGAACTACTTGGAGTGAAAACCATCCTTGTGAAAGATGAATCACACCGGTTCGGGCTGAATGCTTTTAAGGTGCTGGGAGGCTCCTATGCGCTGGGCAAATTATTGGCGGAATATTTGAATGTGGACATTCATGAGATTGACTTAAAAACAGTCGCTGCCAAGCTCGACAAGCCAATGGTATTTGCTACCGCGACAGCGGGCAACCATGGAACTGGAGTCGCTTGGGCGGCACGAGAAATGGGGCAGAAGGCAGTCGTGTATATGCCTAAAGGATCCTCAGAAGTGAGCGCAGAGCGTATCCGCGGACTGGGGGCCGAATGCGTTATCACCGACGTGAACTACGACGATACGGTGCGTCTGGCCAGTCAGCAGGCTGAAAGCAATGCCTGGATGCTGGTTCAGGACACAGCCTGGGAAGGTTATGAAAAAATCCCGACCTGGATCGCGCAAGGCTATATGACCATGGCCGATGAAGCTGTTGAACAAGCCTTAGCTTCGAACCAGGTGCCAAGCCATGTGATCTTACAAGCCGGCGTTGGCTCAATGGCGGGGGGGGTGCTTGGCTATTTGGCGGACAAACTGGACCCCAATTACTTCACCACCATTATTGCTGAACCAACTGCAGCAGACTGCGTATTCCGTTCAGGTACCAGCCTCAACGGTGAGATGGTCAATGTCACAGGCGAACTCGACACCGTTATGGCGGGCCTTGCTTGCGGTGAGCCCAGCTCAGTCACTTGGCCAATTTTAAAAGACTGTAGCAAGTTCTTTTCTTCCGTTGATGACAGCGTGACAGCAACGGGTATGCGTGTTCTTGGCAACCCTTTGCCGGGAGACCCTCGCGTAACCAGCGGTGAATCGGGCGCCATCTCGTTAGGCCTACTCTACGAATTATGCAAAGACGGCTCTTCAGAAGAGTTGCGCAAAGAGTTGGACTTAGATGAAGAGTCGGTGGTCTTGGTCTTTAGCACGGAAGGCGATACCAATCCTGTTAGGTATAGACAGATTGTTTGGGATGCATCGATCTGA
- a CDS encoding Xaa-Pro peptidase family protein — translation MSNYLHRGFETSELASRTARAQKIMHEMKLDAMFFTTEPNVRYFTGFQTQFWQSPTRPWFVVVPAEGKPIAIVPEIGASGMAQTWVDDIRSWPAPQPEDDGISLVAGVLNALPSRYGRVGATLGIESYLRMPVNNYLALTSLVNKEFVDSSLAVHELRQIKSQAEIEKIREICRITNLGFDKIRDDARIGMTEREICKQFRIDMLQAGADECPYIIAGSGPDGYDSIIMGPTDRQIEAGDVLIIDTGAARDGYFSDFDRNWAFGHASEQTKAAYRAVYEATTKGFEAARPGATTTDLYYAMWRVLEANGALGNDVGRLGHGLGIQLTERPSNTATDNTVLKPGMVMTLEPGMVYAPGKSMIHEENIVITEDGAEWLSQRAEPELVVINN, via the coding sequence ATGTCTAACTATCTACACCGTGGTTTTGAAACCTCAGAGCTCGCAAGCAGAACAGCCCGTGCACAGAAGATAATGCATGAAATGAAGCTGGATGCGATGTTCTTCACTACTGAGCCGAATGTTCGCTATTTCACCGGCTTCCAGACGCAGTTCTGGCAGAGCCCAACGCGCCCCTGGTTTGTAGTGGTCCCGGCAGAAGGTAAACCCATCGCGATCGTACCGGAGATCGGTGCCAGCGGCATGGCGCAAACCTGGGTCGATGACATCAGGAGCTGGCCGGCTCCCCAACCGGAAGACGACGGCATCAGTTTGGTTGCCGGCGTGTTGAACGCCCTGCCCAGCCGGTATGGCCGAGTGGGTGCCACTCTAGGTATTGAATCGTACCTGCGTATGCCCGTGAATAACTATCTGGCGTTAACGTCTCTAGTGAACAAAGAGTTTGTCGATTCCTCTCTGGCAGTTCACGAGCTGCGACAAATCAAGTCTCAGGCAGAGATCGAAAAGATTCGGGAAATCTGTCGGATTACCAACCTGGGCTTCGACAAGATTCGTGACGATGCCCGGATCGGCATGACCGAACGAGAAATCTGCAAACAGTTTCGCATCGACATGCTGCAGGCTGGAGCCGACGAATGCCCGTACATCATTGCCGGTTCCGGGCCGGACGGCTATGACAGCATCATCATGGGCCCCACCGACCGACAGATCGAGGCCGGCGATGTATTAATTATCGACACCGGCGCTGCCCGAGATGGTTATTTCTCTGATTTCGACCGCAACTGGGCGTTCGGGCACGCTTCCGAGCAAACCAAAGCAGCTTACCGCGCTGTTTACGAAGCCACCACGAAAGGGTTTGAAGCTGCGCGCCCCGGTGCGACTACCACAGACCTGTATTACGCCATGTGGCGTGTTCTGGAAGCCAACGGCGCTCTAGGTAATGACGTTGGCCGTTTAGGCCACGGTCTGGGTATCCAGTTGACGGAACGCCCCTCCAACACCGCAACCGATAACACCGTTCTGAAACCCGGTATGGTCATGACACTCGAGCCGGGCATGGTCTATGCCCCGGGTAAATCCATGATTCATGAAGAAAATATCGTAATTACAGAAGACGGTGCCGAATGGCTGAGCCAGCGGGCTGAACCCGAACTGGTCGTCATTAACAATTAG
- the glpD gene encoding glycerol-3-phosphate dehydrogenase, giving the protein MSAEHPHFDVVVVGGGINGTGIAMDAAGRGLNVLLCEMNDLASATSSNSSKLIHGGLRYLEHYEFRLVQKALAERESLLRNSPHIMHPMRFRLPHRSHLRPAWMIRTGLFLYDHLAKREILPGSRSIRFDGSGPLKPEMTRGFEYSDGWVDDARLVVLTAKTAEQAGATIMTRTKCVNAKRGPHEWQVTLQNTRTNHEQTVTAKAIVNASGPWVSSLFGEALSMKAPKMIRMVKGSHVVVPRLNQEEEAYILQNEDERIVFVIPYEDNFSLIGTTDVEYEGDPSKAKISPEETSYLLGVVNDHFKRQLQPTDVIWSYSGVRPLMDGEEENAQKASRDYTFEVSAEKGQAPLISVFGGKITTYRKLAEAATDRLCNFFENAGKRWTKTAALPGGDFDNQANLTSSLKREYPWLPSPIARRYARTYGTLSRTILKDCSCIEDLGQHFLGTLYEREIDYLVQNEWAITSDDILWRRTKQGLYAEARDVEAVDAFLATK; this is encoded by the coding sequence ATGTCAGCAGAACACCCCCACTTTGATGTCGTTGTCGTCGGTGGCGGCATTAATGGCACAGGTATCGCTATGGATGCCGCAGGCCGCGGCTTAAACGTTCTGCTGTGCGAAATGAACGATCTGGCATCAGCTACGTCGTCAAATAGCAGCAAACTGATTCACGGCGGGCTTCGCTATTTGGAGCATTACGAATTCCGGCTGGTGCAGAAGGCGCTAGCCGAACGGGAGTCATTACTGCGCAATTCACCGCACATCATGCACCCAATGCGCTTCCGCCTGCCCCACCGTTCTCATCTGCGCCCGGCCTGGATGATTCGAACGGGGCTTTTTCTTTATGACCACTTGGCCAAGCGCGAAATACTTCCTGGCTCTCGCTCCATCCGCTTTGATGGCTCCGGACCGCTGAAACCTGAAATGACGCGCGGCTTTGAATATTCTGACGGCTGGGTGGACGATGCTAGATTGGTTGTCCTGACCGCCAAAACAGCGGAACAGGCCGGAGCCACAATCATGACCCGCACCAAGTGCGTCAACGCAAAGCGTGGGCCCCATGAGTGGCAGGTAACACTTCAAAATACTCGTACAAACCACGAACAAACAGTCACCGCAAAAGCGATCGTGAATGCCTCGGGTCCTTGGGTAAGCTCTTTATTCGGTGAAGCGCTTTCGATGAAAGCACCCAAGATGATTCGCATGGTGAAAGGTAGCCACGTTGTGGTGCCCAGACTGAATCAGGAAGAAGAGGCCTACATACTCCAAAACGAAGACGAGCGCATAGTCTTTGTGATTCCCTATGAAGATAACTTCTCCCTGATTGGCACCACCGACGTTGAATACGAAGGCGACCCGTCTAAAGCGAAAATATCACCGGAGGAAACGAGCTATTTGTTGGGGGTCGTAAACGATCACTTCAAGCGACAGCTACAACCTACAGACGTTATCTGGTCTTATTCTGGCGTGCGCCCGTTGATGGACGGCGAAGAAGAGAATGCCCAGAAAGCGTCGCGGGATTACACCTTTGAGGTGAGCGCAGAAAAAGGCCAGGCACCCCTGATCTCGGTATTCGGTGGCAAGATCACCACTTACCGAAAATTGGCCGAAGCGGCCACCGATAGGCTTTGCAACTTCTTTGAAAACGCCGGCAAACGCTGGACCAAGACAGCCGCACTGCCTGGAGGCGATTTCGACAATCAGGCCAACCTGACAAGCTCCCTTAAACGAGAGTATCCATGGCTACCTAGCCCTATTGCCCGTCGATATGCGAGAACATACGGCACTCTATCCCGTACCATCCTTAAAGACTGCTCGTGCATCGAGGATCTTGGTCAACACTTCCTGGGAACGCTCTACGAGCGCGAGATAGACTATTTGGTGCAAAACGAGTGGGCCATCACTTCCGACGACATTTTATGGCGCCGAACCAAGCAAGGGCTTTATGCCGAAGCCCGTGATGTTGAAGCTGTTGATGCATTTCTGGCAACTAAATAG
- a CDS encoding Rid family detoxifying hydrolase: protein MKKVIHTEAAPAAIGPYSQGTAFNDLVFVSGQIPLDPNTMVFVDGGIKEQTRQVMTNLQAVLKESGASLESVLKTTCLLSDMENFAAFNEVYAEFFGTEGAPARACFAAAGLPKGALVEVEAVAFKQ, encoded by the coding sequence ATGAAAAAAGTAATCCACACAGAAGCTGCACCTGCCGCCATCGGTCCCTATTCTCAGGGCACGGCATTCAATGATCTGGTTTTTGTTTCGGGGCAAATCCCCCTAGACCCTAACACCATGGTCTTTGTCGATGGTGGCATTAAAGAACAGACCCGTCAGGTGATGACCAATTTGCAAGCGGTGCTCAAAGAGAGCGGTGCCTCTCTAGAGTCCGTTTTAAAAACTACTTGCTTGCTCTCAGACATGGAAAACTTTGCGGCCTTTAATGAAGTTTACGCAGAGTTTTTTGGTACCGAGGGAGCGCCTGCTCGTGCCTGCTTTGCAGCCGCAGGATTACCAAAAGGTGCACTGGTCGAAGTTGAAGCTGTTGCCTTTAAGCAGTAA
- a CDS encoding DeoR/GlpR family transcriptional regulator: protein MAQRHRQELILELIQENGFVTTDQLVEQFQVTPQTIRRDLNELAKHKKLRRHHGGAGIDSSTENTAYQARKIMDLEAKERIAEAMVKLIPDNSSLFINIGTTTETIAKALLAKNGLQVVTNNLHVASILSAKEDFRVIIAGGEVRSRDGGIVGEATRDFINQFKMDFGVIGISGIHNDGSLLDFDYREVRVAQAIMANSSQTLLAADHSKFGRNAMVRLGSITQADHVFTDEQPPKEIAKMLTEHNVTLHLV from the coding sequence ATGGCACAGCGGCATCGACAGGAACTCATTCTGGAGCTGATCCAGGAAAACGGTTTCGTCACCACCGATCAATTGGTCGAACAGTTTCAGGTTACGCCGCAGACCATCCGCCGGGATTTAAACGAGCTGGCCAAACATAAAAAATTGCGCCGCCACCACGGTGGCGCAGGCATCGACTCGAGCACTGAGAATACCGCCTACCAAGCCCGGAAGATTATGGATCTTGAGGCGAAAGAACGAATCGCGGAAGCTATGGTGAAGCTCATTCCGGACAATTCCTCACTGTTCATCAATATCGGTACGACCACTGAAACTATCGCTAAAGCTCTGTTAGCAAAAAACGGTTTGCAGGTGGTTACCAATAATCTCCATGTAGCCTCCATCCTTTCCGCCAAAGAAGATTTCCGAGTTATTATCGCCGGCGGCGAAGTTCGGAGTCGGGACGGCGGTATTGTTGGCGAAGCCACTCGAGACTTCATCAACCAATTCAAGATGGACTTCGGCGTAATCGGGATCAGCGGCATTCACAACGATGGGTCGCTATTGGACTTCGATTACCGCGAAGTTCGAGTCGCTCAGGCCATCATGGCCAATTCCAGCCAGACTCTGCTTGCCGCAGACCATTCCAAGTTCGGCCGGAACGCTATGGTACGGCTTGGCAGCATCACTCAAGCTGACCATGTTTTTACGGACGAACAACCACCCAAAGAAATTGCAAAAATGCTCACAGAGCACAACGTAACGCTGCATTTAGTCTAA
- a CDS encoding ABC transporter ATP-binding protein — translation MSLTLENISRIVDGVDYIRNANLTFEAGSFNVLLGRTLAGKTSLMRLMAGLDKPTQGRLIYNGNDVTHQSVQRRNISMIYQQFINYPNLSVYENIASPLRLAKMRETEIDRRVKETAAMLRIEPLLKRFPLELSGGQQQRTAMARALVKDATLVLFDEPLVNLDYKLREELRAELRDLFRERQCIAVYATTEANEALALGGTTTLLHEGRVVQNGPVMEVYRKPVNTLAAQLFSEPPMNLIRGRVSDTELSFDEDTRHALTQELADLKPGEYWFGIRPSHIALTPANDDDLEIPMEVALSEISGSETFMHVESRHFEMVTQSMGVHQYHTGAPIRVYLPVNKLFVFDTHEQLVHTPSQRSGRGV, via the coding sequence ATGTCCTTAACGCTCGAGAACATTTCCCGAATCGTCGACGGTGTCGATTATATTCGGAATGCCAACCTGACGTTTGAGGCTGGCTCGTTCAATGTTTTATTGGGGCGGACGCTCGCAGGTAAAACCTCGCTGATGCGTTTGATGGCGGGGCTGGACAAGCCGACCCAAGGCCGCTTGATCTACAACGGCAACGATGTAACCCATCAGAGCGTCCAGCGCCGCAACATTTCGATGATCTATCAGCAGTTCATCAATTATCCGAATCTTTCTGTCTACGAGAATATTGCTTCACCACTGCGCCTGGCGAAGATGCGGGAAACGGAGATTGATCGGCGAGTCAAAGAAACTGCGGCAATGCTGCGCATCGAACCGCTTTTAAAACGGTTTCCCCTCGAACTCTCCGGAGGTCAGCAGCAACGTACGGCCATGGCGAGAGCCTTGGTGAAAGACGCGACTCTGGTGCTTTTTGATGAACCTCTGGTGAATCTCGACTACAAGTTGCGTGAAGAGCTGAGGGCCGAATTGCGGGACCTGTTCCGCGAGCGTCAGTGCATTGCCGTATACGCCACAACGGAGGCCAACGAAGCGCTCGCTCTGGGAGGCACGACCACGCTGCTTCACGAAGGTCGTGTGGTTCAGAATGGCCCTGTGATGGAGGTGTATCGCAAGCCCGTCAATACCTTGGCGGCTCAGCTGTTCAGCGAGCCACCGATGAACCTGATTCGAGGCCGTGTTTCAGATACGGAACTGTCGTTTGATGAAGACACCCGCCACGCGCTGACTCAAGAGCTGGCCGATTTGAAACCGGGCGAGTACTGGTTTGGAATCCGCCCCAGCCATATTGCCCTGACACCTGCCAACGATGACGACCTTGAGATCCCCATGGAAGTGGCGCTGAGTGAAATTAGCGGCTCGGAAACCTTTATGCATGTCGAGAGCCGACATTTCGAGATGGTCACTCAATCAATGGGCGTGCATCAATATCACACAGGCGCACCCATTCGTGTGTACCTGCCGGTCAACAAGCTGTTTGTGTTCGATACCCACGAGCAGCTCGTACACACGCCGTCGCAGCGTTCGGGGAGGGGAGTGTAA
- a CDS encoding sugar ABC transporter permease — MDKIPNNRAWWLVLPVFLLVAFSALIPLMTVVNYSVQDIFGPGQAYFVGTEWFKEVLTDERLQDSLLRQFLFSGAVLLIQIPLGIGVALMMPKSGIKGSLCLILVAIPLLIPWNVVGTIWQIFARGDIGLFGWGINQLGVDYNYTGSTVDAWLTVLLMDVWHWTPLVALLCYSGLRAIPEAFYQAAEIDRASKWAVFRYIQLPRLKSVLIIAVLLRFMDSFMIYTEPFVLTGGGPGSSTTFLSQTLTTMAIGQFDLGRAAAFSLIYFLIVLLISWLFFTAITHADKEQ; from the coding sequence ATGGATAAGATCCCGAACAATCGAGCTTGGTGGCTGGTGTTGCCGGTGTTCTTGTTGGTAGCGTTTTCAGCACTAATACCGCTGATGACCGTGGTCAACTATTCAGTTCAGGACATCTTCGGGCCGGGGCAGGCGTACTTTGTGGGTACGGAATGGTTCAAAGAAGTCCTCACCGATGAGCGCCTTCAGGATTCGTTGCTGCGCCAGTTCTTGTTCTCGGGCGCCGTACTTTTGATCCAGATCCCGCTGGGAATCGGGGTGGCGTTGATGATGCCGAAGTCTGGTATCAAAGGGTCCTTGTGTTTGATTCTGGTGGCCATCCCGCTGCTGATTCCCTGGAATGTGGTTGGCACGATCTGGCAGATTTTCGCGCGCGGTGATATTGGTTTGTTCGGGTGGGGTATTAATCAGTTGGGCGTGGACTACAACTACACAGGCAGCACTGTCGATGCTTGGCTAACGGTCTTATTGATGGATGTCTGGCACTGGACCCCCTTAGTCGCGTTGCTGTGCTATTCCGGCTTGCGCGCGATTCCGGAAGCCTTTTATCAAGCAGCGGAAATCGACCGGGCGTCCAAGTGGGCGGTATTCCGGTACATTCAGCTCCCAAGGCTCAAAAGTGTGCTGATCATTGCTGTGCTTTTGCGTTTTATGGACAGCTTCATGATTTACACCGAGCCCTTCGTTCTGACCGGCGGCGGTCCGGGAAGCTCGACAACGTTCCTAAGCCAAACCCTGACAACCATGGCGATAGGGCAGTTTGATCTGGGGCGTGCGGCTGCATTTTCCCTGATTTATTTCCTGATTGTTCTGTTGATTTCGTGGTTGTTCTTCACCGCGATCACTCACGCCGACAAAGAACAATAA
- the glpK gene encoding glycerol kinase GlpK produces the protein MSQYLLSIDQGTTSSRAILFDLKGNIHAVRQEEFPQHFPDSGWVEHDPEDLWSTVQRTCDAVMAEEFDADDEVIGVGITNQRETTIIWDRKTGKPVYNAIVWQDRRTADYCKSLKLSSHEPWVHGKTGLLIDPYFSATKIRWILENVSGVRERAERGELAFGTVDSFILWRLTGGRVHRTDATNASRTLLFNIHTQQWDNDLLEMFDIPASLLPEVMDSSDDFGEITEGGALNGSSVYGIAGDQQAALFGQTCFEVGMAKSTYGTGCFLMLNTGDKALRSEHRLLTTVAYRLNGETTYALEGSIFIAGAAIQWLRDGLQLINDACDTEPLAQGTPVDHGVYLVPAFTGLGAPYWDPDARGAIFGLTRDTGIKEIVTAGLQSVCYQTKDLQKAMEKDGIRPTTLRVDGGMVANSWVLQFLADILGATVDRPSLVETTALGVAYLAGLKAGVYQSLDELSDLWRCDRRFEPVMTKEHRDRLYEGWINAVQKL, from the coding sequence ATGAGTCAGTATCTACTTTCGATTGATCAAGGAACCACCAGCTCCCGGGCCATTCTCTTTGATCTGAAAGGCAATATACACGCCGTTCGACAAGAGGAATTTCCTCAGCACTTTCCGGATAGCGGTTGGGTTGAGCACGACCCGGAGGATCTTTGGTCAACGGTTCAGCGCACCTGCGATGCGGTGATGGCAGAAGAATTTGACGCCGATGACGAAGTGATTGGGGTGGGCATCACCAATCAGCGTGAAACAACCATCATCTGGGATCGAAAAACCGGAAAACCGGTGTATAACGCCATTGTTTGGCAGGACAGGCGTACTGCAGATTACTGTAAATCGCTAAAGCTGAGTAGCCACGAACCTTGGGTGCACGGCAAAACCGGCCTTTTGATTGATCCCTATTTCTCGGCCACGAAAATTCGCTGGATTCTTGAGAACGTTTCAGGGGTCAGGGAACGCGCAGAGCGGGGTGAATTGGCCTTTGGTACGGTAGACAGCTTCATCCTTTGGCGCCTGACAGGTGGCCGTGTACACCGAACCGATGCCACAAACGCCAGCAGAACCCTGTTGTTTAACATCCATACGCAACAGTGGGATAACGATCTTCTGGAGATGTTCGACATCCCCGCATCTTTGCTTCCAGAAGTGATGGATTCATCCGATGATTTCGGAGAAATCACGGAGGGCGGTGCGCTCAATGGAAGCTCTGTTTACGGCATCGCTGGTGATCAGCAAGCGGCGCTATTTGGACAAACCTGCTTTGAGGTCGGGATGGCGAAGAGCACCTACGGTACAGGCTGCTTCTTGATGCTTAACACCGGTGATAAAGCGCTTCGTTCCGAACACCGCTTGCTCACAACTGTGGCATATCGTTTAAATGGCGAAACAACCTATGCGCTCGAAGGCAGCATCTTTATTGCCGGAGCCGCGATTCAGTGGTTGCGGGATGGCCTGCAACTCATTAATGACGCCTGCGACACTGAACCCTTGGCCCAAGGAACGCCTGTCGATCACGGCGTGTATCTGGTGCCTGCGTTTACCGGACTCGGTGCTCCCTACTGGGATCCGGATGCCCGAGGGGCTATCTTTGGTTTAACTCGGGATACCGGAATCAAAGAGATTGTCACCGCAGGGCTGCAATCTGTGTGCTACCAAACGAAAGATTTACAGAAAGCGATGGAAAAGGACGGTATTCGTCCGACCACACTGCGAGTAGACGGCGGAATGGTTGCGAACAGCTGGGTGCTGCAGTTCCTGGCTGACATTCTGGGGGCAACCGTGGACCGTCCGTCGCTGGTGGAAACGACAGCCTTGGGGGTGGCGTATCTGGCGGGGTTGAAAGCCGGTGTTTATCAATCGCTGGACGAATTATCGGATTTGTGGCGCTGCGATCGCAGGTTTGAGCCTGTGATGACGAAAGAGCATCGCGACCGATTGTACGAGGGCTGGATCAATGCGGTGCAAAAGCTATAA